A portion of the Pseudoalteromonas luteoviolacea genome contains these proteins:
- the cyoA gene encoding ubiquinol oxidase subunit II: MAFLLTGCELALFDPAGPIGEQAKDLIIISVALLLIVIIPVLFMSIYFPYKYRTSNKKAEYKPSWEHSTKIELVVWIVPCMIIAALAYFTYVTSHTLDPRKPLGKDKDTLTIQVVAMDWKWLFIYPEQQIATVNEISIPVNTPVEFLITSDTVMNSFFIPRLGSQIYAMAGMENRLNLMASKEGTFRGMSANYSGFGFSGMKFKTHSVDQAGFDAWVNKVKASEYVLDEPTYKALSEKSKDHPVVYYSDVDPLHFKKTIEKYTGVQNGK; encoded by the coding sequence ATGGCGTTTCTTCTAACAGGTTGTGAGCTTGCGCTTTTTGACCCTGCGGGTCCAATTGGTGAGCAGGCGAAAGACCTGATTATAATTTCTGTGGCTTTATTACTTATTGTAATAATCCCTGTATTATTTATGTCTATTTACTTCCCGTACAAGTATCGTACTAGCAATAAAAAAGCTGAGTACAAGCCGTCGTGGGAACACTCAACAAAAATCGAACTTGTTGTTTGGATTGTGCCTTGTATGATCATCGCAGCACTTGCATATTTCACATATGTCACGTCTCATACTCTAGACCCGCGTAAGCCGCTAGGTAAAGACAAAGACACATTGACTATTCAAGTAGTGGCAATGGACTGGAAATGGCTATTCATTTATCCAGAGCAGCAAATTGCAACCGTCAACGAAATCTCAATCCCTGTGAATACGCCGGTTGAGTTCCTTATCACATCAGATACTGTGATGAACTCATTCTTCATTCCGCGTTTGGGTAGCCAGATTTACGCGATGGCAGGTATGGAAAATAGACTAAACCTGATGGCATCTAAAGAAGGTACCTTCCGTGGCATGTCTGCAAACTATAGTGGTTTTGGTTTCTCAGGCATGAAGTTCAAAACACACTCTGTAGATCAAGCTGGCTTCGATGCTTGGGTTAACAAAGTAAAAGCATCAGAGTATGTGCTAGACGAACCTACTTACAAAGCGCTTAGCGAGAAATCAAAAGACCATCCTGTAGTTTACTATTCGGATGTCGACCCTCTGCACTTTAAGAAAACCATAGAGAAATACACTGGGGTTCAAAATGGCAAGTAA